In Uranotaenia lowii strain MFRU-FL chromosome 2, ASM2978415v1, whole genome shotgun sequence, one genomic interval encodes:
- the LOC129747271 gene encoding uncharacterized protein LOC129747271, whose translation MKQPTDRVGKCSGMLFLLAVQIALSNAAATDLNISLTFDEHSNGTKLYRRSKRDVDVNYLYGRTSTESLLQQIRNQPYISQLIDGFVKTFEKMNQNGELSSSAVIKLAIFVKETLNMPNFYNVNPTDQARLRSLKNVLPLSAKNAVFARRVCIKNVQHDEYLYSPHPYYYDVQRRRVFTWVPGDRPIPQGMWELEFNGRHVFIRNDENREQLYAPANIYKYDNDRRRVFTWNPSSDRIGDAGAWKFEPEGDYMYIKSVSYGEYLYAAGDGFKHDVDRRTVFTWKKDERISNGIWSIEDCS comes from the coding sequence ATGAAACAACCGACCGATCGAGTTGGGAAATGCTCCGGAATGCTTTTCCTTCTAGCTGTTCAGATAGCTCTTTCCAACGCAGCGGCTACTGATCTGAATATTTCCTTAACTTTCGATGAGCATAGTAATGGTACAAAACTCTATCGGCGTTCCAAGCGTGACGTTGACGTGAACTATTTGTACGGAAGAACTAGTACCGAAAGCCTGCTGCAGCAAATTCGAAATCAACCCTACATTTCACAGTTGATTGATGGATTCGTAAAGACCTTCGAAAAGATGAATCAAAATGGGGAGCTGAGTAGCTCCGCTGTCATCAAACTGGCAATATTTGTAAAAGAGACACTGAACATGCCCAACTTCTATAATGTAAATCCGACCGACCAAGCACGACTCAGAAGCCTCAAAAACGTGCTGCCACTTTCGGCGAAAAATGCAGTCTTCGCAAGAAGAGTTTGTATCAAAAATGTGCAGCATGATGAGTATCTGTACTCTCCGCATCCCTATTATTACGATGTGCAGAGGCGTCGAGTTTTCACCTGGGTACCCGGAGACAGGCCCATCCCCCAAGGAATGTGGGAACTGGAATTCAATGGCAGACACGTATTTATAAGAAACGACGAGAACAGGGAACAGTTATACGCTCCCGCCAACATTTACAAATACGACAACGATCGACGCCGGGTGTTCACCTGGAATCCCAGCTCGGATAGGATCGGTGATGCCGGTGCCTGGAAATTTGAGCCGGAGGGTGATTACATGTACATTAAAAGTGTATCCTATGGCGAATATTTGTATGCTGCCGGAGACGGTTTCAAACACGACGTCGACAGGCGCACCGTTTTTACTTGGAAGAAAGACGAGAGAATCTCCAATGGCATTTGGTCGATAGAAGATTGCAgttaa
- the LOC129747274 gene encoding sentrin-specific protease 8, which produces MVSKGDQVALSFHESCLRLSDVELLKGPFWLNDQIISFYFEYLEKLMFKDEEDILFVSPEVTQCIRMVSEPEVGIFLEPLKANERAFIFFALNDNQIADRAGGSHWSLLVFSRPERAFFHFDSSHNSNSDICRQFVAVLKRALRCPDAQLRTGDCLQQSNGYDCGVHVLCTVDKTTQQIRKSGRIEGVKSARYDVVRGKREEILHTIIDLGGRIN; this is translated from the coding sequence ATGGTATCCAAAGGTGATCAAGTCGCCCTGAGCTTCCACGAGTCGTGCCTGCGCCTGTCGGATGTTGAGCTGCTCAAGGGACCCTTCTGGCTGAACGACCAAATTATTTCGTTCTACTTCGAGTATCTGGAGAAGCTGATGTTCAAGGACGAGGAGGACATCCTGTTCGTTAGCCCGGAAGTGACGCAGTGTATTCGTATGGTGTCGGAACCGGAGGTGGGTATTTTTTTGGAACCGCTAAAGGCCAACGAGCGGGCGTTCATCTTTTTCGCTCTGAACGATAACCAGATAGCTGACCGGGCTGGAGGTTCCCACTGGAGCCTGCTGGTTTTCTCCCGCCCGGAACGAGCCTTCTTCCATTTTGATTCTTCGCACAACAGCAATTCGGACATTTGCCGACAGTTTGTGGCAGTCCTGAAGCGTGCCTTGCGATGTCCCGATGCTCAGCTGCGAACCGGAGATTGTCTTCAGCAGAGCAACGGGTACGATTGTGGGGTCCATGTGCTATGTACGGTTGACAAAACTACCCAGCAGATTCGCAAGAGCGGACGAATCGAGGGAGTGAAAAGCGCCCGGTACGATGTTGTTCGAGGAAAGAGGGAAGAAATCTTACACACGATTATCGATCTTGGCGGCAGAATAAATTAG
- the LOC129747272 gene encoding uncharacterized protein LOC129747272 — MYHLTDRVRKCSGLFVLLAIQLTLSSVAAAVLDTNEPTNGTKLHQRAKRAVDVDDLYGRISTEDLLQQIRNEPYIVQLIEGFVNTYNKMKENGEQNSPVVIKLAQFVRETLNMPNLNMVDQRILGQLLMLRDELPRSIKNAVFAQRVCFRNVENDEYLISPSQAYLYDLERRRVFTWIPGGRPRDNFGSWELTFQGNDVFIRNFRTRENMYAPANIYKYDSDRRRVFTWTQDWIQIGGSGLWKLEPEGDNVNIKSAAYPEYLYAAGDGFNHDNDRRSVYTWGPGDKISNGLWEIEDCT, encoded by the coding sequence ATGTATCATCTAACGGATCGGGTTCGGAAGTGCTCCGGACTGTTTGTCCTGCTAGCTATTCAGTTAACCCTCTCAAGCGTAGCGGCCGCTGTTTTGGATACAAATGAGCCCACCAATGGAACTAAACTGCATCAACGAGCTAAACGTGCCGTCGATGTGGACGATCTGTACGGGAGAATCAGTACCGAAGACTTGCTGCAGCAAATCCGCAACGAACCCTACATCGTGCAGTTGATCGAGGGATTCGTAAACACCTACAACAAGATGAAAGAAAATGGGGAGCAGAATAGCCCCGTCGTCATCAAACTGGCCCAGTTCGTAAGAGAGACGCTCAACATGCCCAATTTGAATATGGTAGATCAGCGAATCCTAGGACAGCTCCTGATGCTGAGAGATGAGCTGCCACGTTCGATTAAAAACGCTGTCTTCGCTCAGAGAGTCTGTTTCCGAAATGTGGAAAACGACGAGTACCTGATCTCGCCGTCGCAAGCTTATCTGTACGATCTGGAGAGACGTCGAGTCTTCACCTGGATACCCGGAGGCAGGCCTCGCGATAACTTTGGAAGCTGGGAGCTAACCTTCCAGGGCAATGACGTTTTCATAAGGAACTTCAGGACCCGGGAAAATATGTACGCCCCCGCCAACATCTACAAGTACGATAGCGATCGGCGTCGGGTGTTCACTTGGACCCAGGATTGGATACAGATCGGTGGCTCTGGACTTTGGAAGCTGGAACCGGAAGGTGACAACGTGAACATCAAAAGTGCTGCGTATCCCGAGTATCTTTACGCCGCCGGGGATGGTTTTAACCACGACAATGACAGGCGTTCCGTTTATACGTGGGGTCCGGGAGACAAAATCTCCAACGGTCTTTGGGAGATTGAAGATTGTACGTAA
- the LOC129743353 gene encoding uncharacterized protein LOC129743353, translating into MLTASKDQELPKNPFIIGKSVQQLIGKVEDARSINNGTSYVIKVRDAKQAEKLLAMKKLFDDTEVTVSYHRLNFSRCVVTCHDVIDIDEKELSEELRPQGITNVRRIQRTVSGKKVNTATLVLTLSGTVIPEFLYFGLLRVKTRTYYDQPMLCYRCYTYGHTKNRCEKPQLCQNCSNIHEEEECRFPAYCLNCKGNHPANSKKCPIYEFENRVCNVAAENLVSLGEARKMVSAENRPSTYANVSKLQQRLEDVRSNDEILRLRTENQQLKEQLQNFQTLSAEFEAMKLKLASLERRSPISPKPSTASRTTRKTFKNKTPKRKCRISLHTTPLKRLSPSTSGRGNVFTIGNSELTFLSPSAGSDEVEEQLYDIRSTMDTSQPLFSDDGGEH; encoded by the coding sequence ATGCTAACTGCGTCTAAGGATCAAGAACTTCCCAAGAACCCATTTATAATAGGAAAATCTGTCCAGCAACTCATCGGCAAGGTCGAAGATGCAAGATCCATTAATAACGGAACAAGTTACGTAATCAAAGTTCGTGACGCAAAGCAAGCTGAAAAACTTCTTGCGATGAAAAAACTCTTCGACGATACCGAAGTAACCGTTTCCTACCACCGCCTTAACTTTAGCAGATGTGTCGTTACATGCCATGACGTAATCGACATCGATGAAAAAGAATTGAGCGAGGAGCTTAGACCACAAGGTATAACCAACGTGAGACGTATACAAAGAACCGTCTCAGGAAAGAAAGTCAACACCGCTACACTCGTGCTGACTCTCTCTGGCACAGTAATCCCCGAATTTTTATATTTCGGGTTACTTAGAGTTAAGACTCGCACATACTATGACCAACCCATGTTGTGCTATCGCTGCTACACGTATGGTCACACCAAAAACAGATGTGAAAAGCCCCAACTGTGCCAGAACTGCTCCAACATACATGAAGAAGAAGAATGCCGTTTCCCTGCATACTGTTTGAACTGCAAAGGCAATCATCCTGCCAACAGCAAGAAATGTCCGATTTACGAATTTGAGAATCGTGTTTGCAATGTAGCAGCTGAAAATCTGGTATCTCTAGGCGAAGCGCGAAAAATGGTCTCAGCCGAAAACAGACCATCCACCTACGCTAACGTCAGCAAACTACAACAGCGGCTTGAAGATGTCCGTAGCAACGACGAAATTCTTCGCTTAAGGACTGAAAACCAACAGCTTAAGGAACAACTACAAAATTTCCAGACTCTAAGTGCAGAATTTGAGGCAATGAAACTCAAACTAGCAAGCCTTGAGAGACGCTCTCCAATCTCACCCAAACCTAGCACTGCAAGCCGAACAACacgtaaaacttttaaaaataaaacaccaaAACGCAAATGCAGGATATCTTTGCACACAACTCCACTTAAAAGATTATCACCATCGACATCAGGGAGAGGAAATGTTTTCACTATAGGCAACTCCGAACTTACATTCTTGTCTCCATCGGCCGGCTCAGACGAAGTAGAAGAGCAGTTATATGATATTCGCTCTACTATGGACACCTCTCAACCCCTGTTCTCTGATGATGGTGGAGAACACTAG